From Melitaea cinxia chromosome 23, ilMelCinx1.1, whole genome shotgun sequence, the proteins below share one genomic window:
- the LOC123664942 gene encoding uncharacterized protein LOC123664942, with product MSSRKTEDEHKMILDKLLSDSGIVCVRSAPESLETTSDSGADEEVQTIQEEEDKIEESVEEEMEELLVEELQEEESAIFPTPSLRRVLPDRVREIEEYNRIHVLPKEFKSDVDPTAIPRIQATSQQKCIDILGEITGCTEYRRSLAEFWFLDTLANLLRRAQNDEMDRSSQAVLILWFCEWMKEMQHFDAADRQRMLKRFQDNMLSAARFVAEEEHLPTPQEVGVFYKAVDEGKSVSKMTPESKHLVTFEGAEYECSLKDLTNIIHYIFDLFSTDYQYNLVRSVFTFSPEYKLIDAPFQMRNPKRLFAPLKSKPKKEKSPKKEKPSAKGKKKDIDTEEYLALLELRAKDEREQEEQEDKDREIWHRRNHILPLSFAADEEFFNKYWPPPPPEVLPEPEPEVKGKGKGKGKK from the exons ATGTCGTCTCGTAAAACAGAGGATGAACATAAGATGATCCTCGATAAATTACTTTCAGATTCTGGTATAGTGTGCGTGAGATCAGCGCCAGAATCTTTAGAAACAACGTCTGATTCTGGGGCGGATGAAGAAG TTCAAACAATACAAGAAGAAGAGGACAAAATAGAAGAATCAGTCGAAGAAGAAATGGAAGAGTTACTAGTCGAGGAACTCCAAGAAGAAGAATCAGCGATATTTCCAACGCCATCGTTAAGAAGAGTATTGCCTGATAGAGTAAGAGAAATTGAGGAGTATAACAGAATTCACGTACTACCTAAGGAGTTCAAAAGCGATGTAGATCCTACAGCAATACCTAGAATACAAGCTACTTCACAGCAGAAATGTATAGATATTTTGGGAGAGATAACAGGTTGCACGGAATATAGGAGGAGTTTAGCTGAGTTTTGGTTTTTAGATACATTAGCCAATCTCCTGAGACGAGCTCAAAACGATGAAATGGATAGAT CATCTCAAGCGGTGTTGATACTTTGGTTTTGCGAGTGGATGAAAGAAATGCAACATTTCGACGCAGCTGATCGTCAGCGTATGTTGAAACGTTTTCAA GACAATATGCTGTCAGCTGCAAGATTTGTAGCAGAGGAAGAACATCTTCCAACACCACAGGAGGTTGGAGTGTTTTACAAGGCGGTGGATGAAGGAAAGTCCGTTTCTAAAATGACGCCCGAGTCAAAGCACTTGGTTACCTTCGAAGGCGCAGAATATGAATGCTCCTTGAAAGACTTGACAAAcatcatacattatatatttgattt GTTCAGTACTGACTACCAGTACAATCTCGTTCGATCTGTTTTCACGTTTAGCCCTGAATATAAATTAATCGACGCTCCATTTCAAATGCGTAACCCTAAACGATTGTTTGCACCTCTGAAGTCTAAGCCGAAAAAAGAAAAGTCTCCCAAAAAGGAGAAACCTTCGGCTAAAGGAAAGAAAAAGGACATCGATACAGAAGAGTACTTAGCTCTTTTAGAG CTTCGCGCCAAAGATGAACGTGAGCAAGAGGAACAAGAAGACAAAGACCGTGAGATTTGGCATCGTCGCAACCACATCTTACCTCTATCCTTCGCTGCTGATGAAGAATTCTTCAACAAGTACTGGCCTCCACCTCCGCCAGAAGTACTGCCAGAACCTGAGCCAGAAGTTAAGGGCAAAGGGAAGGGAAAGGGAAAGAAATAA